The following is a genomic window from Impatiens glandulifera unplaced genomic scaffold, dImpGla2.1, whole genome shotgun sequence.
AAAATTTAGTAACGAAGTACTAGATCCTACAAAATTGGCACAAAATGTCATTTTCACTAATTCCGAGTGTTTCCAAGGCCAAGTTGTGCACAGTGAACTTGTCCAGCCCGCCAATATTCACTGTGCATAGACAAGAATTCAACCATTAGTGGGCTCTCTGAACGTTATTGATCTCCCATTTCAGTCACTTCATCTTGTTTTTCACTTTTCAATGTGTAATCactttaatttcttatttttagctaaaaaaatatatatagtaggaTCTGCATTATGGCTAGAGTTTGGATCTAGAAAGCtgcattttattttgtttttttagttttaataaactaacataaatctctATCATAATTCATAACATATTATAGAGTTCTCTTTCTAGACATCCTAACACAAGGTAATAAGAGATTAACTTGCACAGAGATATTCAAGAACTTTTTAGAACAAATTTCGGATGACGTCATAATATTGGCGTTATCGATCGAACTAATAACTAAAAGTACGACGTTATCGATCGAACTAATAACTAAAAGTACGACGATTATTTTTCAATAAGATAGTCCACGAAAAGATGATAATGATAGAAGacccaaatatttattagaaaaaatatgtcatgattttcatatattattcattaaaataaattgatgatatttcaaaaaacttttaattcaaattctatttataaCTTCTATTTTGAATCAAACATCTTGTATAAACCAtgtattatcttttatttttagaattgaaGCATGACATCTCATAGTCATGACCCCCGTTTCAACTCAAAACGTTTTTAGTTGGAATTGAAACTGTgacattttgatctcttaagtcGATTATTACCACTGAGATACCTTTGTGGAATATAAACCATGTATTATCATTAGTTCGAATGATGTAAATGAAAGCTcgctaaaaaaaattaaatcatccCCCAAAAGGTGTAAGAATAAAATTGGACCCCCAATATTGTTCATGTCTttaaatttgttgaaaaaaatggGTTTTCAGTTTTGGTTTTTTTCTGTATATTCAATCTTTACCTAGTCTTTTAAACAAATACAGATTTTCTGGAACCATTAatgaatcataaatatttttagcaaAGATagattattttactattttggtacttatttttgttaccACTTTAGTGCATGTTATGTATGTTctaaatttacaaattaaatacacACAAATAGACTACCTTATGATTACCTTTGATATGTTTGGATTTGTTTTTATGCTATATATATTACTCATTCATTGGATAAAAAgatattgtataatattaatttacatgACCCCTACATCAAAACAAAACTTTATTTGGAAATTAGCTAAAGAATGGTAGATAATTGCTCTTATTGGAGATAAATGGGGCCGAGAATGatacaaaattatcaaaataaaacttgtcaaaaagatATGAACATGCTTAGTATGATTAATAAAGATGATAAGAATGGATAATTAATGTGGAAGGGACGAACTTTGAAATTTTGGTCTGGTGTGCCTATCATTTGTAGGGTAATCTCTTTTAGACaacctttatatttttattctaatattataactaatttataattaaattttatacagtattgttaaatatttataaagtaatttttgtaattatattaataaaattttagaactCATTATTCAACTCATATGTACTAATTTATTAAGCAggtcaaaattatattaatttaactaattaataattaataattttttaaattaagttccCTATATCTAGTAGGCAAACATATATATTGTTCCTATctgaatttttttcaattccacaaaatattcaaaataattaattgaagattattCGTTTATCCTATTTCACTTAAGTTatctgtttgaaaattttaactaattttaaaaggGGATTATTTGATTATCATTGAGAGTGTGGTAGGGAAGTAAATGAGAATATTGTGTAAATTCCTTTCAAGATGGTCTGATTTCTCGTATGGTTATTTGATCAGTTGGAACAAAGGTCAAACAATACAAGGATTAGGGGTTTAGGTATTcgagatattattttttttaacaaaactcCTCTCTCAGCTCCTAGGATGATGTTTGATACGGAGTTAAATGTCGTTGTGGAATTTCTTGAACTCACTCCCATTGTCATATGCAGGAATATCACGGTTAAGGATATATTCGATCATAGGAATAGCGATCTTGTTTGTCTAGAATGGGGTTGAACACGAGAAAGAGcaattataattaatgttatgGTATTGATTATTGTGGGGGCGTAATAAGGTGACACCgtctaacaaaatattatatttgattatttttatgttgcCATTGTTATAACTTGTTTGTTGAGTGGTCTTTGTACACTTTTTGTTAAAAGAAAATTGGGAGTCtaagattttttcaaaaaattgttTTTCGGATATATGTTATTTAGAGTAGAATTTTTGGACGAAAGATGaatgaaaaatgatttattatgaTTAGTCGTTATTAGATTGAAATCTTACCTTCTTCTGCATTGTCATGAGGTGACGGGTATTTGAAATCTCCTTTAGAGTATTAGGGATTCAATAGTTGATGTCCGAATTTCTGGATAGTTGTTGGGAGATTTGGATTGAGGTGGTAGATATGACATGTGTAAATCACTGGTTCACTATCACTATTATTGTTTGGTGAACTatcaaattaacatattttcaataatcTTATTGATGCATATCATCCATTATTATTATGGCGATTTTTTAGATTCGTTTTGAAAATATTGTGGAATTAGTTGGAGAGTTCATcactctttataaaaaaaaatcattttttttagtgaGCTCATCGCTCTTTTTGTGTGCTTCATTACTCGTTAATTTCTTggttttatgaattttaattttgactttttttttctgatatcataattaatttagttgggATTAAATAAtcctaatattaatattaatatatatatatatatatatatatataattatgcttaaagTCAACAAGGCACCACAATAATTCACGTCATTAATtgtttttcataataattattttctctctcctaatatatatatatatatatatacaaaataataaaattatttttaacaattttaagtggtctagcggttaaagtgttcaaATTTCATGTTTAACACCATGGTTTAAATCTCAAAGcatataaatttagattttcaaaaatgcattcttgactataaatatcttttatatttttctttcctaattattttttctttcattaaatatatatatattctcactaatcatataaaatatatttttttatcaataatttatatatatatatatatatattatttttcataataactttatataaatacattttatcttttattacattttttctctcattaattatatatatattattcttttggttaatataaaaattaactaattgataattaatattaaatacaaaatatatatacatacacaaaataataaaattattttaacaattccAAGTGGTCTAGCtattaaagtgttcacatttcatgcttAAGAACAAGGTTCGGATCCCAGAAcatgcaaatttagattttcaagaaTGTATTCTtgactatatataatatatggtggcgcaatttttaaataaaagatacgAGACATCTGAAAGTGTAAgattggaattagtggttggtttgacaaacatttaaaagtgtaaggtcacgagatggaggtcgggtggtgggtggtttgtcgagtgtgaggtcggaattagttgttggtttggaAAGCacttgaaagtgtgaggtcacgagatggaggtcgggttctgggtggtttgtcgagtgtgaggtcagatttagtggttggtttagagagcatttgaaagtgtgaggtcacgagatgaaggttgggtggtgggtggtttgtcgagtgtgatgtcagaattagtggttagtttgacgagcatttgaaagtgtgaagtcacgagaCGGAGGTCGGGTGCtgggtggtttgtcaagtgtgaggtcagaattagtggtttgTTTGAcaagaatttgaaagtgtgaagtcacgagatgaaggtcggatggtggttagtggttggtttgacgttggataagaggtttgtgatcaattgggataggttgttgatttgttgaagtgataGTAAAAGAGaagtcgactaagattggtgagtggtttatcgagagataaaaaggcatatgaaaaagtgagtcacaagattagggttagtgggtggtttgccaAGGGGATAAAGAGGGAtgtgaaaaagtgtgagtcacaagatgagagtcaattgggggttagtggttgaatttgacgagagataagagatgtgtcatcaattgaggccgactaagattggtgggtggtttatcgaggggataaagagacacataaaaaagtgtgagtcacaagatgatggtcaattgaaaGGTTAAGTGGGGTGccgaaagataaaataaatgttacattaagtttaagattaaacttaattttaacaaattaaaactaatttaaattaattaaatttgaataatattaattttatctaaaatatttatagataaataatgttttgtatatataatcTTATTGCACGTAATTCATGCTagttttttaacataataatttattttaaaaaattatcctTGCTCTGTCTAAGTCTAGTCATAATCCAAAGTCATGCATTCCAAGGtgataaatatatacaattaatgCATGCCAAAGGTGATAAATATATACTCCtgtaaaagaaatttaatatgTACCATTACAAAGAGgcgaataaaattaattttaattttttttttatatcccATCACTAAGAGAGAAAgggaaaagtaaaaaataaggGCGGAGATAGAATTTAAAATGTATCtgggttaaattattttcataaaatttatccGAATTAAATAGAATGATAATATAAGCAAATAAACAAAGTATACCTAGTTTAATGTCGTAAATATTCTTTAGTAACGGAAAACTATTAATAACGACGGTATTGTATCGTCGTTATTATCATTTACATACGGGCTTGTACATATATCCTCACCTagtaaagaaaaacaaaaataaaataaacttgacAAATGTTGGACATTCAATCTTCGAGCCTTGAGCTGTTTCTTTTGCTGGTCACATTTTCTCTAGAAAATGAACTTGTTTCTTTCTGTGCATAATTATATGTAAGTTTTGATCTTTTCCGGATTTTTTTTGCaattgatttctttcttttccttttgcTTGTAATATCTTATTGTTTTCTTATTGAtctctataaaataattgtgAGGTAATAGGGGAGggaatgagagaaaaaatgacgTCGTCATATGTACCTCCTTGgttggaaaaaagaaaaagtgtgaaaaaaaagataaaatataaattattttattttttcagtcaaTCAGTTTGTGTCACTTCATTCTCTCTCCCATTATCTCCCTCAATCATTTCTcacttatttgttaaaaaatattttaagatttttcatattttatgtattaattaatacgtttatgatatttcaaaatcatGTTAATTCAAAATCTACTTAGAACCTTTGTTTTTGTACAATAATCACTtgtataaataatgtattattgttACAAAAATAAACATGAATTAATTGGCATATGTAAATGAAAGTTCAGTAAAAATGGAAACATGagcaaatgaaaagaaaaatccATCAACTCCAATAGGTGTAAGAATAAAATTGTTCCCTCTTCCTAAGATGTTCATGTGTTTTATTTTCTTGGAAAAAATTGTTTTTCAGTTTTTTGTATATTCAAtcttattgagtttttttaacaAAGACAGATTGTTTTACTATTTTGGTATACTTTTAGACATATTTTTGTACCACTTTAGTGCATGtcattatattacaaaataaatacacaCAAATAGATTATTACCTTTGTAATATTTGGATTTGTTTGTATGTCATATTAAGCATGCCTTGGTTGAAAAGATATTGACATGACCCTTGCATCAAAACAAAACTTTATTTGGAAATTAGTTAAAGAGTAGATAATTGCTCAAATTTTTTCCAAAAGTGGGGCTGAgattaattatacaaaattatcaaatcaaACTTGTGGAATAGACATGAACATGCTTAATATGATTATAAGTATGAAATTAATGTGCATATGTACAAACTTTGAAAATGGTCTCATGTCACAATCATTTCTAGGGGAATCCCTCTTATACAACCTTTATTAATTTGGAGCATTGAATTTATTTATCTGAATGATTGTTTGATTTGTCTGAGGATTCAATTATTTGTGATATGTATCTATATTTGtgagatattatttaaaaataaataaaactatttccATTAATTCGaatattataagataaaaatacaataagttaatttaaaacGTGAATGATCTCATTCTCAATACATATCAACCAAAATTGATCGATCTCAATGTATATCTCAATACATACCCTTTATTAGGGTTTACATACCATTTTGTTAGTTTTTCAGTTAAATCAATAttgcaattaaatttataatatttcatgTAACTcttgaattcatttttttttttcttatcaatcTTCTTTCTCCACTTTGGCCATCTTCAATtcaagatattattattttttattttatcaaaaaatgtTCTTTTTACTTAATTCACATGAAAGCCAGCTCAGCTATGACGTGGATTGCTTATTATGATGATATgggttaaaacaaaataaagaaatggACAAAAAGGTTAGGGTGCATGATTAACAATAGTATGATCAACATCATTATCAtgaattcattaaattaaattatttgttagaCTTTTAAGGAACCATCACCCATTAGCCTTTTGCTCCAAAGCTGatcaacaatattatttttcgtCTAGACAAATCTTCGAAATGGTTTATCGACTTGCTTCTTGGATTGTTTTCCTTCATCTACTTCTTTTCATggtaactctttttattcatcaATCTAACTTCATTAATATACTATTTGCatgaacaatattaattatatttttatcaatttatgtAGTTCTCCCATGGAAGTTGCCAATCCAACAAGCTGGATCCAAGGGTTTTGACCATAGATCAATCGGACAACACCGTTAATATTGAAATGGTAGTACATCGCGATCACCACCACAATCAACACGGCCATCCAATGACTCATATGAATCATCATCATTACATGATGGATGATCCATTGGTAGTAGTGTTTTTCACCTTTGATGATCTTATGGTTGGGAACACCATTCCAATCCACTTTCCTAAAAGGGACCCTTCTTCCTCTCCTCATTTCTTGCCAAGAAATGAGGCAGAATCTCTCCCTTTTTCATCTCAAGAACTTCCTTCCCTCCTTAGATACTTCTCTTTCTCTCAACAATCTCCACAAGCCGTAGCCATGGAAGAAACCCTTAAAGACTGCGAAAGAAACCCCGCCATTGGTGAGACCAAGTTATGTGTCACCTCTTTGGAGTCCATGCTCGAATTCACAAGTGGTGTCCTAGGATTGGATGTCACGGACATCCAATCCGTATCCACCATTCATCTAACGAAATCAAACATCCTTTTCCAAAACTTCACTATCATGGATTTCACTGAGTACTATGCTGCTTCAAAAATCGTGCCTTGTCATTCCATGCCTTACCCTTTTGCGGTGTTCTATTGTCATTATCAAGAGGGCGAAAAT
Proteins encoded in this region:
- the LOC124917922 gene encoding BURP domain protein USPL1-like — protein: MVYRLASWIVFLHLLLFMFSHGSCQSNKLDPRVLTIDQSDNTVNIEMVVHRDHHHNQHGHPMTHMNHHHYMMDDPLVVVFFTFDDLMVGNTIPIHFPKRDPSSSPHFLPRNEAESLPFSSQELPSLLRYFSFSQQSPQAVAMEETLKDCERNPAIGETKLCVTSLESMLEFTSGVLGLDVTDIQSVSTIHLTKSNILFQNFTIMDFTEYYAASKIVPCHSMPYPFAVFYCHYQEGENRVFKVLLKGENGDRVEAVAVCHLDTSKWSQSHVAFQVLGTEPGSSSVCHFFPDDHLVWIPSAVPALI